Genomic segment of Acidobacteriota bacterium:
CCTGCACAATTGAGTTCGAGACCATCTCCGGTTTCCATTTGATCTCGCCTTCGTTGATTTTGCCGTTGGATTTGAATTCAGTCGGCGCGCCGAATGAAACGCCGATCATCTGTCCGGCCCAGCCGCCGCGAATTTTATCTTCCAGAGTTTGCCGCGTCAGGCTACGCGCCTTAACACCGCTGCTGTTGTTTGCTCCAACAATCTGTAAGGCAATGCCGGTGATACTGACCAGCAATAACGCAATGATGATTCGTGTCCGCATATTTTTTTCCTAGATAGCTTGTCTGACGTTAGGGCGCTTTTGAAAAAACGGCTTTGGTTTTCGCCGCGCTAGCGGCGCGAATAGAAACTCTTTGCGGATCAAAGACTGAGTTCCGCTCGTATTTTCCTTGTTAATTTTTTGACGGCTAAGTTATACGAATTATCAATCCATTCCAGTAATAACTTATCAGGAATCGTCTGATCCATAATAATTGTCGTCCAATGTCTGTCGCTAAAATATGGCGGCTTTTGCAGCGCCGCATACTCTGTCCGCAATTCATCAATAGTTAGCGGATCACAGCGTATGCCGATGCTTTCAAAGGAATCTACCTCAGTTACGGCAAACATTTTTCCTGCAACCTTGAATACCAACAAGCTAGGCAAGTTTGGAAAAGGAAACCCTTCCGTAACACATTTTTTACCCAGACAATAATTTCGATATGATTCAATATCCATCGTAAATCGGTCTTAGGCATCCCAAAAGAAGCCTGTCATTTTCGTCAAACGTCTATCAGTTGCGTACTCCCCAAAACTTGCCCCTTTACTAAGTATTTCACCTTCGACGTTCACCATATTCCAATGTGCCAAACTTTGGTTATGATGTTCCCTAAAAGCTGTCGTAACAAATTTGGCGCCGGGAAAGCCTTGTTGAAATTGCGCCATGTAATTTGAAAGGCTTTGATAACCGACCGTTTGAATGTTTGGATCTGTGTAGGTGCAATCCGAATTCAGGTTCTGTTCCAATGTAGTTTTTCTTGTTTCAGCATCGGTGTCAGACCACGATGACGTATAAGCTTCCCAAGTATCTTGATGTGTTTTATTTCCCATGTTTATGTCTATCTCCCTCGATTTACAATTTTCTTCCTATCTGGTTGATAAAAACGCTTCGATCTCCTGGCGATATGGCGCGGATGGTTGAGCGCCCAATTTGGTTACCGAGAGAGCCGCTGCCGCATTGGCAAAGCGCACCGCCTCTCGCAGAGGCTTCTTCTCAGCCAGCGCCACCGCCAAAGCGCCGTTGAAGACATCGCCAGCCGCCGTCGTATCTACCGGCGTGACGTTGAAGCCAGGAACGATGCCGCAAAAATCATCGCTGGCGACAAACACTCCTTGTGCGCCCAGTGTGATCAGTACCGTTTCCACTCCCCGGGCACGCAGCGCCGTGGCTGCCGTCGCGGCGCCTGCTTCATTTTCAATGGTCACGCCCGTCAGTAATTCCGCTTCTGATTCGTTGGGCGTGAGGATTGAAACGTAGCGGAGAATCTCATCATCAAGCGGTTGCGCTGGCGCGGGGTTGAGTATCACCGTCGCCCCGTGAGCAGCGAGCCGCACCGCTGCCTTTACAGTCTCAATCGGCGTTTCTAACTGGATGAGCAGAACTCCCGCCGAAGAAATGACTGCTCGTGTTCTCTCAATATCCTCTACTGACAACTTCGCATTCGCCCCGGAAGCCACGCCGATGCTGTTCTCGCCATCACTGCCGACAAAGATCAGCGCGACCCCCGAAGGTGCGTCTGCATCTTTGATGATGTAGTCCACATTGATGCCGTCGTCGGCAAACCCCTTGGTTGCCTGCTCGCCGAATAAATCATTGCCAACGCGCGCAATGAAAGCCACCTGTCCGCCGGAGCGCGCTGCGGCCACTGCCTGGTTCGCGCCTTTCCCACCCGCCGCCATCAAGAAGTCTCCGCCGATGATGGTCTCGCCCGGTTTGGGGATTCTCTGCATTTTGATGATCATGTCGGTATTGGAACTGCCGACTACGACGATTCTTTCCACAGCCAAACCTCACTTATGCAAATCTTGAAAAGATGATCAAT
This window contains:
- a CDS encoding MmcQ/YjbR family DNA-binding protein; this encodes MDIESYRNYCLGKKCVTEGFPFPNLPSLLVFKVAGKMFAVTEVDSFESIGIRCDPLTIDELRTEYAALQKPPYFSDRHWTTIIMDQTIPDKLLLEWIDNSYNLAVKKLTRKIRAELSL
- a CDS encoding nuclear transport factor 2 family protein; translation: MGNKTHQDTWEAYTSSWSDTDAETRKTTLEQNLNSDCTYTDPNIQTVGYQSLSNYMAQFQQGFPGAKFVTTAFREHHNQSLAHWNMVNVEGEILSKGASFGEYATDRRLTKMTGFFWDA
- the rbsK gene encoding ribokinase, with product MERIVVVGSSNTDMIIKMQRIPKPGETIIGGDFLMAAGGKGANQAVAAARSGGQVAFIARVGNDLFGEQATKGFADDGINVDYIIKDADAPSGVALIFVGSDGENSIGVASGANAKLSVEDIERTRAVISSAGVLLIQLETPIETVKAAVRLAAHGATVILNPAPAQPLDDEILRYVSILTPNESEAELLTGVTIENEAGAATAATALRARGVETVLITLGAQGVFVASDDFCGIVPGFNVTPVDTTAAGDVFNGALAVALAEKKPLREAVRFANAAAALSVTKLGAQPSAPYRQEIEAFLSTR